One part of the Aricia agestis chromosome Z, ilAriAges1.1, whole genome shotgun sequence genome encodes these proteins:
- the LOC121739487 gene encoding uncharacterized protein LOC121739487 — translation MWMRFVLFSISFTATWLSFLNLFRLFTYDFGIILLVLFSPSTITWLWIKGLRYLILHTKMSEEHCVNCGNNVTENRILEPEEISVIQQWVAPQQVSGDNVVCHNCWVAITESLALQQGLDDSVRLNRCINCDRSIRRIRNHELQTNSDRESLIRNVIIEWISPREILSSSRICHPCWQRADRASAASTSATTSNSEIILPNYTRASNTQRCCIFPDCLETERIHIPLSIRVRLLCDLSFYVPQNCRICNFHLRSRLWDNLIVEDGNHSFTAAFIEDLVSLLKNQIGHNIDFQNIEDSDDHLVYYWLGMSKHQFRQILDEVPRLNNAHRGATALAAYLTKLRTGDSDQRLSTLFKIPRSTLERLMSIAREFLTQDFVPQNLGIEHMTRQNIAERNLIIPNGLFGSTNQIKPIVIMDGTYVFIQKSSNYKYQKQTYSMHKLSNLVKPFLITCTDGYILDVLGPYPATMSDADILKNEFISENTPLRRYFQPGDVFILDRGFRDSLPLLRECGYSIQVPSSREEGESQLSTLEANHSRKVTICRWVVEVINGVFKQAFKLFRQEFFNRASSHMMQDFAIGAALINRFHPRILDRPDASQILSVINEKMLIHNTLADHVNELNLNRWRARFVNINVGSDNLTNFPRLTMDDLILIACGTYQIKQARSYYGEHIRANGMYTIEIYREQNRRLPSLLINENCWLLRAKIQSRHVNRKVYFIYIKINNNFVGRDAIELYYCNCIVGKRTVGCCSHVMTVLWYIGWARFQSNICPPALFLDDLLIEYDIEENIDT, via the exons ATGTGGAtgcgttttgttttgttttcgaTTTCTTTCACCGCGACCTGGCTTTCTTTCCTGAACTTGTTCCGGCTTTTCACGTACGACTTTGGCATTATTTTACTGGTTTTGTTCTCTCCTTCTACGATAACTTGGCTCTGGATTAAAGGATTACGCTATTTGATTTTGCACACCAAAATGTCTGAAGAACATTGTGTAAATTGTGGTAATAATGTTACCGAGAACCGTATTTTAGAGCCCGAAGAAATAAGCGTAATACAGCAGTGGGTTGCACCGCAGCAg gtGTCAGGAGATAATGTTGTTTGCCACAATTGCTGGGTAGCAATAACTGAAAGTCTTGCACTACAACAAGGGCTAGATGACTCTGTGCGTCTGAATCGCTGTATAAATTGTGATCGATCGATAAGAAGAATCAGAAATCACGAATTACAAACTAATTCGGATAGAGAAAGCCTCATTAGAAATGTAATAATAGAATGGATTTCTCCACGAGAg ATTTTGTCATCAAGCCGCATCTGTCATCCATGCTGGCAGAGAGCAGACAGGGCCTCGGCAGCATCAACATCTGCTACTACAAGTAATTCAGAAATAATTCTACCAAATTACACGCGAGCTTCCAATACACAAAGATGCTGTATTTTCCCTGACTGCCTAGAAACGGAAAGAATACACATTCCTCTGTCAATTCGGGTGAGGCTGTTGTGCGATTTATCGTTTTATGTTCCACAAAACTGTCGCATCTGTAACTTTCATTTGAGAAGCCGTTTATGGGATAATTTAATTGTTGAAGATGGAAACCATAGTTTTACTGCAGCATTTATTGAAGATTTGGTatcattgttaaaaaatcagattggtcataatattgattttcaaaatattgaaGACAGTGATGATCACTTAGTTTATTATTGGCTCGGAATGTCCAAACATCAATTTAGACAAATATTGGATGAGGTTCCTCGACTAAATAATGCACACAGAGGTGCCACTGCACTTGCTGCATACTTAACAAAACTGAGGACTGGTGATTCAGACCAAAGACTCTCTACGCTGTTTAAGATTCCTAGAAGTACTTTAGAGAGATTAATGTCAATTGCTAGAGAATTTCTGACTCAAGATTTTGTACCACAAAATCTGGGTATAGAGCATATGACCCGACAAAACATTGCTGAAAGGAATTTAATAATTCCTAATGGATTATTTGGAAGCACAAACCAAATTAAACCTATAGTAATCATGGATGGAACCTatgtatttattcaaaaaagttCAAATTATAAATACCAAAAACAGACATACTCAATGCATAAGCTAAGTAATCTAGTGAAACCATTTCTTATAACATGCACGGATGGATATATTTTAGATGTCTTAGGGCCCTATCCAGCAACTATGTCAGATGCTGATATacttaaaaatgaatttatttctgAAAATACACCATTGAGGAGATATTTTCAACCCGGTGATGTATTCATATTAGATCGAGGATTTAGAGATTCTTTACCACTACTGAGAGAATGTGGGTATTCAATTCAAGTTCCATCCTCAAGAGAAGAAGGTGAATCACAACTATCTACCCTTGAAGCTAATCATTCTAGAAAAGTGACTATTTGTCGCTGGGTTGTTGAGGTCATCAATGGTGTATTTAAACAGGCATTTAAATTGTTCCGGCAAGAGTTTTTTAATCGAGCATCATCTCACATGATGCAAGACTTTGCAATTGGTGCAGCATTAATAAATAGGTTCCATCCTAGAATATTAGACAGACCTGATGCAAGTCAAATATTATcagtaataaatgaaaaaatgttaattCATAACACCTTAGCGGATCATGTAAATGAACTTAATTTAAATCGCTGGAGGGCTCGATTTGTGAATATTAATGTTGGCTCTGATAATTTGACTAACTTTCCACGCTTAACAATGgatgatttaatattaatagCTTGTGGTACTTACCAAATAAAACAAGCGAGATCTTACTATGGGGAACATATCAGAGCCAATGGTATGTATACTATTGAGATATATAGAGAACAAAACAGAAGACTACCAAGCCTATTAATTAATGAAAACTGCTGGCTATTACGTGCAAAAATACAAAGCAGACATGTAAATCGaaaggtatattttatatatattaaaataaataacaattttgttGGCAGAGATGCAATTGAATTATATTATTGCAATTGCATAGTAGGGAAACGTACGGTAGGCTGCTGTTCACATGTTATGACTGTTCTTTGGTATATAGGTTGGGCTAGATTTCAGTCAAATATATGCCCTCCAGCactatttttagatgatttgtTGATAGAATATGACATTGAAGAAAATATAGATACTTAA